The region AATATTACAAGCTACGAATAAACCGACTACCGGTAACGATTTAGCCAAACTATTAGGAGTCAGCCGGCAAGTAATTGTTCAAGATGTTGCTATTCTTAGGGCGCAGGGTATAGATATCCTAGCCACACCCCAAGGCTACCTATTAATGAAGCAAAAGTTAGAACCCCCTAAGCGTACCATTTTAGCTGTAAAACATCAATTTGAACAAACCCAGGATGAACTTTACGTACTTGTTGATAACAAACTTAAAGTTATTGACGTTGTTGTAGAACATCCGATATACGGCGAGCTTAGAGGATACTTAATGCTGGAGTCAAGAGCGGATGTGAATCAATTCATTAATAATATAAAGGCCGGGGGAGCCAGCTTATTATCTTCATTAACAGGTGGAGTTCATCTTCATACTGTTGAATATAATAATGCTAAAGACCTAATAAGAGCACAAGACCGATTAGCTGAGTTAAACCTTCTAGCCCAAGATTAATAATGCAAAAGGACTCCTTATAATTTAAAGGAGTCCTTTTTCTATTTGAAAATTGATAAGATTTCATCCCATGAGTCTACTATTATATCGGGTTTATATTCCATTAATTCCTCGCGCTTTGCCATTCCCCAGGTTACTCCGACAGTCTTTACACCGGCCCGCTGTCCTGATAAAATATCATACCAACTATCACCGATATAGATTGCCTGTTCGGGTGTAATATTAAACAGTTGTAGAGCTTTTAAGACAGGATCAGGTTCAGGTTTCGGTTTTTCCGCATCATTAACGGTGACACTAATTTGAATTAACTCATTTAACCCTGTAAAATTTAATTCCTCATCTACTAACGCCCTACGTTTTGAAGTAACTATTCCTAAAGAATATTTTCTGTTCCTTAGTTCCCGTAAAGTTTCTATAGTTCCGGGATAAATTTTAATTAGCTGATCGTGATCTTCACGTTGGTATTCCTGATATAGATTAAAGAATTCTAACTCCTTCTCACCGGCATACTCCCTACTTACTTGACGCAGAGGTAGTCCTACTGTTTTTAAAACCTCACCATTATTCCAGGGAATATTCATGGTTGTAAAAACTCTTTTAAATGTTTTTTCAATTAATGGCAATGAATTTATTAATGTACCATCTAAATCAAATAATAAGTATTCTATTGTCAATGTTAATACCTACCTTTATCATAATTATTAAATAAACCGATTACCTTACAGTATCAACAATTTTAGTAGGTAATAAAATAGTTGCAGGTTTTGATCTTAATAAAAACTGCTGCATTAAAATTTATTAATCATAAACCCCCTGTAATTAACAGGGGGCTTATGATTAAAGAAGTTCATCTAATTTTTGTGATAATTTATTCTTCGGCGTAAAGCCAACTATCTGATCTACTGCCTTTCCATCCTTAAAGAATATGAGGGTTGGGATACTCATTACACCGAACTGTCCTGCTAAAGCCTGGTTTTCGTCAACATTAAGCTTAGCAATCTTTGCTTTTCCTTGATAATCATTTGCCAATTCCTCAATAACAGGTGCCATGCTCCGGCAAGGGCCACACCAGGGAGCCCAAAAATCTACAACTACCGGTTGAGTGGATTTTAAAACTTCAGTCTCAAAATTAGATTGATTTACTTCTAAAGCCATAGTAATCATCCTCCTATGTATTATTTACCTATTGGGACAAAATGTCCACGCATTAAATAGCTCAGCCACCGCCTGATGAAGACCTGGTCGGACTGCTGCAC is a window of Desulfolucanica intricata DNA encoding:
- a CDS encoding HAD-IA family hydrolase, whose translation is MTIEYLLFDLDGTLINSLPLIEKTFKRVFTTMNIPWNNGEVLKTVGLPLRQVSREYAGEKELEFFNLYQEYQREDHDQLIKIYPGTIETLRELRNRKYSLGIVTSKRRALVDEELNFTGLNELIQISVTVNDAEKPKPEPDPVLKALQLFNITPEQAIYIGDSWYDILSGQRAGVKTVGVTWGMAKREELMEYKPDIIVDSWDEILSIFK
- the trxA gene encoding thioredoxin, which encodes MALEVNQSNFETEVLKSTQPVVVDFWAPWCGPCRSMAPVIEELANDYQGKAKIAKLNVDENQALAGQFGVMSIPTLIFFKDGKAVDQIVGFTPKNKLSQKLDELL
- a CDS encoding transcription repressor NadR, whose amino-acid sequence is MDRKENILRILQATNKPTTGNDLAKLLGVSRQVIVQDVAILRAQGIDILATPQGYLLMKQKLEPPKRTILAVKHQFEQTQDELYVLVDNKLKVIDVVVEHPIYGELRGYLMLESRADVNQFINNIKAGGASLLSSLTGGVHLHTVEYNNAKDLIRAQDRLAELNLLAQD